In one window of Mercurialis annua linkage group LG4, ddMerAnnu1.2, whole genome shotgun sequence DNA:
- the LOC126678381 gene encoding uncharacterized protein LOC126678381: MFSSNLISFILNDSDSDDDMEITISTIGELLNKKRKISRHGGSVFGHTVILRNRVHGHNKLFHDYFGDNPVYSPNLFRRRFRMSRPLFLRIQSAIEAHDPYFIQKRDATGHLGLSSLQKITAALRMLAYGVTADYVDEYVRIGEGTAIESLKKFVKAIISIFSEKYMRSPNKMDTDRLLKDNESRGFPGMLGSIDCMHWKWKNCPVAWKGMYVGHVREPTIILEAIASHDLWIWHAFFGLPGSHNDINVLDRSFVFSELVEGRSPPANYSVNGHDYSMGYYLADGIYPSWSTFVKTIPFPQSHKHRQFAAAHESTRKDVERAFGVLQSRFAIVRGPARFWHRETLKDIMKACITLPNMIIEDERHIQNLDYNYDTQKI, translated from the coding sequence ATGTTTTCTTCTAATTTGATTAGTTTCATTCTTAATGATTCTGATTCAGATGATGATATGGAGATTACAATATCTACCATTGGAGAGTTGctcaacaaaaaaagaaaaatatcacgACATGGAGGTTCAGTTTTTGGTCATACTGTTATTTTGCGTAACCGAGTTCATGGACACAATAAGCTTTTTCATGACTATTTTGGAGATAATCCTGTATATTCTCCAAATTTATTTAGAAGAAGATTTCGAATGAGTCGACCTCTATTTCTGCGTATTCAATCCGCTATAGAAGCTCATGATCCATATTTCATTCAAAAAAGGGATGCAACTGGACATTTAGGTTTGTCTTCTCTTCAAAAGATCACTGCTGCGTTGCGAATGCTTGCTTATGGAGTTACAGCAGACTATGTTGATGAATACGTAAGAATTGGTGAGGGTACTGCCATTGAAAGTctaaaaaaatttgttaaagcaatcatttcaattttttcagaGAAGTACATGAGGTCTCCAAATAAGATGGATACGGATAGATTGTTAAAAGATAATGAAAGTCGTGGATTTCCTGGGATGTTAGGAAGTATTGACTGTATGCATTGGAAATGGAAAAATTGTCCAGTTGCATGGAAAGGAATGTATGTTGGCCATGTTCGTGAGCCAACTATAATTCTTGAAGCTATAGCTTCACATGATCTTTGGATATGGCATGCATTCTTTGGACTACCAGGGTCACATAATGATATAAATGTGTTAGATCGATCTTTTGTATTTTCAGAACTTGTTGAAGGACGATCCCCCCCAGCTAACTATTCAGTCAATGGCCATGATTATTCAATGGGGTACTATCTTGCTGATGGCATTTATCCTTCATGGTCAACATTTGTGAAAACAATTCCATTTCCACAAAGTCATAAGCATAGGCAATTTGCTGCAGCTCACGAGTCAACAAGAAAAGATGTTGAACGAGCATTTGGAGTATTGCAATCAAGGTTTGCCATTGTGCGTGGACCAGCACGTTTTTGGCATCGTGAAACTCTAAAAGATATTATGAAAGCTTGCATCACATTACCTAATATGATTATTGAAGATGAGAGACATATTCAAAACTTAGATTATAATTACGATACACAGAAAATATAG
- the LOC126676808 gene encoding L-galactono-1,4-lactone dehydrogenase, mitochondrial, with product MFRFLSLRRSLQSLHHRHTPKHPFNPTQLRPLSSSSSASSSDAELRKYLGYTALVIFSGAATYYSFPFSDTAKHKKAHLFRYAPLPEDLHTVSNWSGTHEVQTRAFHQPESLSQLEELVRDSNEKRVKIRPVGSGLSPNGIGLARGGMVNLALMDRVLEVDKERKRVRVEAGIRVQELVDGIKEFGITLQNFASIREQQIGGIVQVGAHGTGARLPPIDEQVISMKLVTPAKGTIEISKEKDPELFYLARAGLGGLGVVAEVTLQCVERQELVEHTYMSNMKDIKKNHKKLLSENKHVKYLYIPYTDSVVVVTCNPVSKWKGPPKFKPQYSQDEALQHVRDLYKESLEKYRTREVAGESVKNDEPDMNELSFTELRDKLLALDPLNKDLVIKVNRAEAEFWRKSEGYRVGWSDEILGFDCGGQQWVSETCFPAGTLSKPNMKDLEYIEELKQLIEKEQLPAPGPIEQRWTARSQSRMSPASSSAEDDIFSWVGIIMYLPTMDARQRKDITDEFFHYRHLTQAKLWDKYSCYEHWAKIEVPKDKEKLAALQARLRKRFPVDEYNKARKELDPNRILSNNILEKLFPLSEAL from the exons ATGTTTCGATTCCTCTCTCTCCGGCGCTCGCTCCAGTCTCTCCACCACCGCCACACTCCGAAGCACCCATTTAACCCAACACAGCTCCGCCCATTATCTTCTTCCTCCTCCGCCTCCTCATCAGACGCGGAGCTTCGCAAATACCTGGGCTACACAGCACTCGTCATTTTCTCAGGAGCGGCAACTTACTACTCATTCCCATTCTCCGACACCGCCAAGCACAAAAAAGCCCATCTCTTCCGCTACGCCCCGTTGCCCGAGGATCTCCACACTGTCTCCAATTGGAGCGGCACACATGAGGTCCAGACCCGGGCTTTTCACCAGCCGGAGAGTCTCTCCCAGTTGGAGGAGCTGGTGAGGGATTCTAATGAAAAGAGGGTTAAGATTCGACCCGTTGGGTCTGGGCTGTCGCCGAATGGGATCGGGTTGGCGCGCGGTGGGATGGTGAATTTGGCTTTGATGGATAGGGTTTTGGAGGTTGATAAAGAGAGGAAGAGGGTTAGGGTTGAAGCGGGGATTAGGGTTCAAGAATTGGTTGATGGGATTAAGGAGTTTGGTATTACTTTGCAGAATTTTGCTTCTATTAGAGAGCAGCAGATTGGTGGCATTGTTCAG GTTGGTGCACATGGTACAGGTGCAAGATTGCCTCCCATTGATGAGCAAGTCATCAGCATGAAATTGGTTACTCCTGCCAAAGGAACAATAGAGATTTCAAAAGAGAAAGATCCGGAATTATTTTATCTAGCTCGCGCCGGTCTTGGTGGCCTTGGGGTGGTTGCTGAAGTCACCTTGCAATGTGTTGAGAGGCAAGAGCTCGTGGAGCATACATACATGTCAAACATGAAAGATATCAAGAAAAACCACAA GAAATTGCTGTCTGAAAATAAGCATGTGAAATACCTATATATCCCCTATACCGACAGTGTTGTAGTTGTGACATGTAACCCTGTTTCAAAATGGAAGGGCCCACCCAAATTCAAACCCCAATATAGTCAGGATGAAGCTCTACAACATGTTCGTGACCTTTATAAGGAGTCTCTTGAAAAGTACAG GACTAGAGAAGTTGCAGGTGAATCTGTAAAGAATGATGAACCAGACATGAATGAGCTTTCATTCACAGAGTTAAGAGATAAACTGCTTGCTCTTGATCCTCTCAACAAAGACCTTGTAATAAAGGTTAATCGCGCTGAGGCTGAGTTCTGGAGGAAATCAGAAGGATACAGAGTGGGGTGGAGTGATGAAATTCTTGGCTTTGATTGTGGTGGCCAACAGTGGGTATCAGAAACTTGTTTCCCTGCTGGCACCCTCTCCAAGCCCAACATGAAAGACCTTGAATACATAGAAGAGTTGAAGCAGCTGATAGAAAAAGAACAATTACCAGCACCTGGTCCCATCGAGCAACGCTGGACAGCTCGCAGTCAGAGCCGCATGAGTCCGGCTTCAAGCTCAGCCGAAGATGATATATTCTCTTGG GTTGGTATAATCATGTACCTTCCTACAATGGATGCTCGCCAGAGAAAGGATATCACAGATGAATTCTTCCACTACAGACATCTAACACAAGCCAAGTTATGGGACAAGTATTCATGTTATGAACATTGGGCCAAGATTGAG GTTCCAAAAGACAAAGAAAAGCTTGCAGCTCTCCAAGCAAGGCTAAGAAAGCGTTTTCCAGTGGATGAATATAACAAGGCGCGAAAGGAGTTGGATCCCAACAGAATCCTTTCTAATAACATTCTGGAAAAGCTGTTCCCATTATCAGAGGCGCTATGA